A genome region from Staphylococcus capitis subsp. capitis includes the following:
- a CDS encoding glycosyltransferase family 4 protein produces MKSFTFFMHNIYAMGGTVKSISQLANTLSKKGHSVTIISVFRGAQSPYFKLNKDINIKVLVDYRFKAKNFKAIVANRVKSYTPLLKPQKISQHEPGLNQFSSYVEKKMIKAIKNVSSDVLIGTRASFNILISKYAKTHITKIGMEHMNFDAHPEQYQREIIAAYRNLNKVTTLTESDQKNYQSRLKTPVYVVPNIVTEKKIAAPKKNIILAAGRLEYEKGFDLLLESVRLIQDYLRSLNYEVHLYGDGKEQHQLQEFIDQYNLSDIIQINASTQELNSKLAQSKIVVVPSRNEGFGIIILEAMLQDNIVISFKGNVGPEAIIKNGYNGYLVEYENVSQLAKQIDLTTHNYHELDHIIQNSKETLKLYHPDSVYEDFMNMFK; encoded by the coding sequence ATGAAATCGTTCACGTTTTTCATGCATAATATATATGCTATGGGTGGAACAGTAAAATCTATTTCCCAGCTCGCTAATACTCTGTCTAAAAAAGGTCACTCAGTTACAATCATCTCAGTATTTAGAGGCGCACAATCGCCCTATTTTAAATTAAACAAAGATATTAATATTAAAGTATTAGTTGACTATCGTTTTAAAGCCAAAAATTTCAAAGCGATTGTCGCTAATCGTGTAAAATCTTATACTCCACTTTTAAAACCGCAAAAAATTTCTCAACATGAACCAGGATTAAATCAGTTTTCAAGTTATGTCGAAAAGAAAATGATTAAAGCCATCAAAAATGTGTCTTCAGATGTATTAATTGGTACTCGTGCGAGCTTCAATATTTTAATCTCAAAATATGCCAAAACTCATATCACCAAAATAGGTATGGAACACATGAATTTTGATGCTCATCCTGAGCAATATCAAAGAGAAATTATTGCTGCCTATAGAAACTTAAATAAAGTCACTACATTAACTGAAAGTGATCAAAAAAACTATCAATCTCGACTTAAAACTCCTGTATACGTCGTACCAAACATAGTAACTGAGAAAAAAATTGCTGCGCCGAAGAAAAATATTATCTTGGCCGCTGGTCGTTTAGAATATGAAAAAGGATTCGATTTACTTCTTGAGAGTGTGAGACTTATACAAGATTATTTAAGAAGTTTAAACTATGAAGTACATCTTTATGGGGATGGAAAAGAACAACACCAATTACAAGAATTTATCGATCAATATAATTTAAGCGATATTATTCAAATCAATGCGTCTACACAAGAATTAAATAGTAAATTAGCGCAAAGCAAAATTGTTGTTGTACCTTCACGTAATGAAGGTTTTGGGATAATTATTTTAGAAGCGATGCTTCAGGATAATATAGTTATTAGTTTTAAAGGCAATGTAGGTCCTGAAGCTATTATAAAAAATGGTTATAATGGTTATCTTGTAGAGTATGAAAATGTATCACAATTAGCCAAGCAAATTGATTTAACAACACATAATTATCATGAACTTGATCATATTATTCAAAATAGTAAAGAAACCTTAAAATTATATCACCCGGATTCAGTATATGAAGACTTTATGAATATGTTCAAATAA